Proteins co-encoded in one Ruegeria pomeroyi DSS-3 genomic window:
- a CDS encoding PQQ-dependent methanol/ethanol family dehydrogenase, whose amino-acid sequence MNKIIMAAVAGLVATAGWHSAALAAGVTEEDLANDTANTSSVLTNGMGRHLQRYSPLDILNKDNVKNLMPAWAFSLGGEKQRGQETQPLIHDGVMYITGSYSRMYAIDVNTGEELWQYDARLPEGILPCCDVINRGGAIYGDKIYFGTLDARIVALDLKTGDVVWNKKIADYKAGYSYTAAPLIVKGLVITGNSGGEFGIVGEVQARDAETGEMVWTRPVIEGHMGTFKGEESTMTGTLNATWPGDMWKTGGGATWLGGSYDAETDTLVFGAGNPAPWNSWLRDAGQNNDGKGDNLYAASRIGINPDNGEIKWHFQTTPREGWDYDGVNEVVAYTDRDGNKRWATADRNGYFYVLNREDGKFVRGVPFVKDITWASGLDENGRPIFNEDNRPGDPAAAADGAKGEVIFASPSFLGGKNWMPMAFSQKTGNFYVPSNEWGMDIWNEPITYKKGAAYLGAGFTIKPNYEDHIGSLKAIDPDTGELKWEFKNDAPLWGGVMTTAGGLVFTGTPEGKFIAFDDETGEILWSFQTGSGIVGQPVTWEMDGEQYVSVISGWGGAVPLWGGEVAKKVNYLNQGGLLWTFKLPKQLAAAN is encoded by the coding sequence ATGAACAAGATCATCATGGCCGCAGTGGCGGGCCTGGTCGCGACGGCGGGCTGGCACAGCGCCGCGCTGGCGGCCGGTGTCACCGAAGAGGACCTGGCCAATGACACGGCCAACACGTCCAGCGTATTGACCAACGGCATGGGCCGGCATTTGCAGCGCTACAGCCCGCTGGACATTCTGAACAAGGACAACGTCAAGAACCTGATGCCCGCTTGGGCCTTCAGCCTGGGTGGAGAGAAGCAGCGCGGGCAGGAAACCCAGCCGCTGATCCATGACGGGGTGATGTATATCACCGGCTCCTACAGCCGCATGTATGCCATCGACGTCAACACCGGCGAAGAGCTCTGGCAATATGACGCCCGCCTGCCCGAGGGCATCCTGCCCTGCTGCGACGTGATCAACCGGGGCGGCGCCATCTATGGCGACAAGATCTATTTCGGCACGCTCGACGCCCGTATCGTGGCACTCGACCTGAAAACCGGCGATGTCGTCTGGAACAAGAAGATCGCCGATTACAAGGCAGGCTACTCCTATACCGCCGCGCCGCTGATCGTGAAGGGGCTGGTGATCACCGGCAACTCGGGCGGTGAGTTCGGCATTGTGGGCGAGGTGCAGGCGCGCGACGCCGAGACCGGCGAGATGGTCTGGACCCGTCCGGTGATCGAAGGTCACATGGGCACTTTCAAAGGCGAAGAAAGCACCATGACCGGCACGCTGAACGCGACCTGGCCGGGCGACATGTGGAAAACCGGCGGCGGCGCCACCTGGCTGGGCGGCTCGTATGACGCCGAGACCGATACGCTGGTCTTTGGCGCGGGCAACCCCGCCCCCTGGAACAGCTGGCTGCGCGATGCCGGTCAGAACAACGATGGCAAGGGTGACAACCTTTATGCCGCCAGCCGCATCGGCATCAATCCCGACAATGGCGAGATCAAGTGGCATTTCCAGACCACCCCGCGCGAGGGCTGGGACTATGACGGTGTGAACGAGGTCGTGGCCTATACCGACCGCGACGGCAACAAGCGCTGGGCCACCGCCGACCGCAACGGGTATTTCTACGTGCTGAACCGCGAGGACGGCAAATTCGTGCGCGGCGTGCCATTTGTGAAGGATATCACCTGGGCCTCGGGCCTGGATGAGAACGGCCGCCCGATCTTCAACGAGGACAACCGCCCGGGCGACCCGGCGGCAGCGGCCGATGGCGCCAAGGGCGAGGTGATCTTTGCCTCTCCCTCGTTCCTGGGCGGCAAGAACTGGATGCCGATGGCCTTCAGCCAGAAGACCGGCAATTTCTATGTCCCCTCGAACGAATGGGGCATGGATATCTGGAACGAGCCGATTACCTACAAGAAGGGCGCGGCCTATCTGGGCGCGGGCTTTACCATCAAGCCGAACTACGAGGACCATATCGGCAGCCTCAAGGCGATCGATCCCGATACCGGCGAGCTGAAGTGGGAGTTCAAGAACGACGCCCCGCTCTGGGGTGGCGTGATGACCACTGCGGGCGGGCTGGTGTTCACCGGTACGCCCGAGGGCAAGTTCATCGCCTTTGACGACGAAACCGGCGAGATCCTGTGGTCGTTCCAGACCGGATCGGGCATTGTCGGCCAGCCGGTCACCTGGGAGATGGACGGCGAGCAATATGTTTCGGTCATCTCCGGCTGGGGCGGCGCGGTGCCGCTCTGGGGTGGCGAGGTCGCCAAGAAGGTGAACTATCTCAACCAGGGCGGCTTGCTCTGGACCTTCAAGCTGCCCAAGCAGCTGGCCGCCGCCAACTGA
- a CDS encoding YVTN family beta-propeller repeat protein gives MRTALALLALTLAAPLGAEEIWVTNEKDDTISVIDVATLEVVRTIATGERPRGITFSHDFSRVYICASDSDTVQVMDPETGEILHDLPSGEDPEQFVLHPNDRHLYIANEDDAITTVVDTETRRVIAQIDVGIEPEGMAVSPDGRIAITTSETTNMAHWIDTETRQLFANTLVDARPRHAEFVHGGAELWVSSEIGGTVTVFDVATQAEKAKIAFEVKGVHPDRVQPVGFELTADEKTAFVALGPSNHVAVVDTATYEVVDYILVGRRVWHMAFNSDKSLLFTTNGVSGDVTVIDVARREAIKSIKVGRFPWGAALRP, from the coding sequence ATGCGGACTGCCCTTGCCCTTTTGGCCCTGACCCTCGCCGCGCCGCTGGGGGCCGAGGAAATCTGGGTCACCAATGAAAAGGACGACACGATCAGCGTGATCGACGTCGCCACGCTCGAGGTGGTGCGCACCATCGCCACCGGCGAACGGCCGCGCGGCATCACCTTTTCCCACGATTTCAGCCGGGTCTATATCTGTGCCTCGGACAGCGACACGGTGCAGGTGATGGACCCCGAGACCGGAGAGATCCTGCATGACCTGCCCTCGGGCGAAGACCCCGAGCAATTCGTGCTGCATCCCAACGACCGCCACCTTTACATCGCCAACGAGGATGACGCGATCACCACCGTGGTCGATACCGAAACCCGCCGGGTGATCGCCCAGATCGACGTGGGCATCGAACCCGAGGGCATGGCCGTCAGCCCCGATGGCCGCATCGCCATCACCACGTCCGAGACCACCAACATGGCGCATTGGATCGACACCGAGACGCGCCAGCTGTTTGCCAATACGCTGGTCGATGCCCGCCCGCGCCACGCCGAATTCGTGCACGGCGGGGCCGAGCTGTGGGTCAGTTCCGAGATCGGCGGCACGGTGACCGTGTTCGATGTTGCCACCCAGGCCGAAAAGGCCAAGATCGCCTTCGAGGTCAAGGGCGTGCATCCCGACCGGGTGCAGCCGGTCGGGTTCGAGCTGACGGCGGACGAGAAAACCGCCTTTGTCGCGCTTGGCCCCTCGAACCACGTGGCGGTCGTGGACACCGCCACCTATGAGGTGGTCGATTACATCCTGGTGGGCCGCCGGGTCTGGCATATGGCGTTCAACAGCGACAAGTCGCTATTGTTCACCACCAACGGCGTTTCGGGCGATGTCACGGTGATCGACGTGGCCCGGCGCGAGGCGATCAAATCCATCAAGGTCGGGCGCTTCCCATGGGGCGCCGCCCTGCGCCCGTGA
- a CDS encoding CoxG family protein — protein sequence MELSDSKVIAADRATVWAALLSPEVLKECVPGCQEMSGSPDEGFEATVVQKVGPVKATFKGGVTLSEMVAPESLTLSGEGKGGAAGFAKGAARVRLEEGADGTTILSYEVEAKVGGKLAQLGSRIIDGFARKMADQFFTRFQEVLEGPGEAESPEAEASGDAKKKGWFKRVISG from the coding sequence ATGGAACTGAGCGATTCAAAGGTGATCGCGGCGGACCGGGCCACGGTCTGGGCGGCGCTGCTCTCGCCAGAGGTGTTGAAAGAATGCGTGCCCGGCTGCCAGGAGATGAGCGGCAGTCCCGACGAGGGTTTCGAGGCCACCGTCGTCCAGAAGGTCGGGCCGGTGAAGGCCACGTTCAAGGGCGGCGTGACGCTGTCGGAGATGGTGGCGCCCGAAAGCCTGACCCTGAGCGGCGAAGGCAAGGGCGGGGCCGCGGGCTTTGCCAAGGGCGCGGCCCGGGTGCGGCTGGAGGAGGGCGCGGATGGCACCACCATCCTGTCCTACGAGGTCGAGGCCAAGGTTGGCGGCAAACTGGCGCAGCTGGGCAGCCGCATCATCGACGGGTTCGCCCGCAAGATGGCCGACCAGTTCTTTACCCGCTTTCAGGAAGTGCTCGAGGGGCCGGGTGAGGCGGAGAGCCCAGAGGCCGAAGCCTCTGGCGATGCAAAAAAGAAAGGCTGGTTCAAACGGGTTATTTCCGGTTGA
- a CDS encoding ABC transporter substrate-binding protein — MRVHSLLRPIIAALAMAMAALPALGEVQLRVAYLRQEVERPPVLSNLDPEPAGLGLDGAQLGLEDNRTSGRFLGQTYTLDTYEVPIGGDLEAAARAALAEARMLVIDAPAEAVLRIADLAEAEGALLFNAGAEESALRDAACRANLLHTAPSLAMRADALMQVLQRKRFSRLAMITGHGAPDLAFAEALRRSAAKFGLKMVADKPWPFDADMRRNASQEVPLFTQDFAEHDMLLIADEIGDFGRYIAYNTWTPRPVAGSEGLVPVAWSRVVEQWGAAQLQSRFWDLAGRDMRPRDYAAWAALRVLGEAVTRTNSTDPATLRAYILSDAFELAGFKGRPMSFRPWNGQLRQPIPVVTERAVVMQAPVEGFLHQRSELDTLGLDAPESRCTAFQE; from the coding sequence ATGCGCGTGCACAGCCTGCTGAGACCGATCATCGCCGCGCTGGCGATGGCAATGGCCGCCCTGCCCGCCCTGGGCGAGGTGCAGCTGCGCGTGGCCTATCTGCGACAGGAGGTCGAGCGCCCGCCGGTCCTGTCCAATCTCGACCCCGAGCCCGCCGGGCTGGGCCTTGACGGTGCCCAACTGGGGCTGGAAGACAACCGGACCAGCGGGCGGTTTCTGGGCCAGACCTATACGCTCGACACGTATGAGGTACCGATCGGCGGCGATCTCGAGGCGGCCGCGCGCGCGGCGCTGGCCGAGGCGCGGATGCTGGTCATCGACGCCCCCGCCGAGGCTGTGCTGCGCATCGCCGACCTGGCCGAGGCCGAGGGCGCGCTGTTGTTCAATGCCGGTGCCGAAGAGAGCGCGCTGCGCGACGCGGCCTGCCGTGCCAACCTGCTGCACACGGCGCCCTCGCTGGCGATGCGGGCGGATGCGCTGATGCAGGTCCTGCAGCGCAAGCGGTTCTCGCGGCTGGCGATGATCACCGGCCATGGCGCCCCCGATCTGGCATTTGCCGAGGCGCTCAGGCGCTCGGCGGCCAAGTTCGGCCTGAAGATGGTGGCCGACAAACCCTGGCCCTTTGACGCCGACATGCGCCGCAATGCCAGCCAGGAAGTGCCGCTGTTCACCCAGGATTTCGCCGAACATGACATGCTGCTCATTGCCGACGAGATCGGCGATTTCGGGCGCTACATCGCCTATAACACCTGGACCCCACGCCCGGTGGCCGGGTCCGAGGGGCTGGTGCCCGTGGCCTGGTCGCGGGTGGTGGAACAATGGGGCGCGGCGCAGCTGCAATCGCGGTTTTGGGACCTTGCCGGGCGCGACATGCGCCCGCGTGACTATGCCGCCTGGGCGGCGCTGCGTGTGCTGGGCGAGGCGGTCACCCGCACCAACAGCACCGACCCCGCCACCCTGCGCGCCTATATCCTGTCGGACGCCTTCGAACTGGCCGGGTTCAAGGGCCGCCCGATGAGCTTTCGCCCCTGGAACGGCCAGCTGCGCCAGCCGATCCCGGTGGTTACCGAACGCGCGGTGGTGATGCAGGCCCCGGTCGAGGGCTTCCTGCACCAGCGCAGCGAGCTCGACACGCTGGGCCTCGATGCGCCCGAATCCCGTTGCACCGCGTTTCAGGAGTGA
- a CDS encoding substrate-binding periplasmic protein, whose product MARAGTLGAALAVLLLGAGLPAWAQTRCGDHVPQARPQNAGRDIVGADLDAIQERGWIAFAAYEDFAPWSWEENGSVRGVDIELGRLIAEELGVEARFTLVAAGENLEADLRNWVWKGPIVGGRVANVMLHVPYDSNFACRVEQVVFTGQYHVERMGIAFGRAEYPEDKPVPAYFRFDTVGVENDSIADFYLTAFPGGQLRANIRRYPHMGAAMAGLATGEVKTVMGPLAQLEHGLTPELDVHSPPLPGFATGSWTVGVAVHFAYRPLAYAVDDAIVAGIGDGRIGEIFGAYGLTFSPPELR is encoded by the coding sequence ATGGCGCGGGCGGGGACGCTTGGCGCTGCGCTGGCGGTGCTGCTGCTTGGGGCCGGCCTGCCGGCCTGGGCACAGACCCGCTGCGGCGATCACGTGCCCCAGGCCCGCCCGCAGAATGCCGGGCGCGACATCGTCGGCGCCGATCTGGACGCCATACAGGAACGCGGCTGGATCGCGTTCGCCGCCTACGAGGATTTTGCGCCCTGGAGCTGGGAAGAGAACGGTTCCGTGCGCGGCGTCGATATCGAGCTGGGCCGGCTGATTGCCGAGGAACTGGGGGTGGAGGCCCGGTTCACCCTGGTGGCGGCGGGCGAGAACCTGGAGGCCGATCTGCGCAACTGGGTCTGGAAGGGACCCATCGTGGGCGGACGGGTCGCCAACGTGATGCTGCATGTGCCCTATGACAGCAACTTTGCCTGCCGGGTCGAACAGGTGGTGTTCACCGGGCAATATCATGTCGAGCGGATGGGCATCGCCTTTGGCCGGGCCGAGTATCCCGAAGACAAGCCGGTACCGGCCTATTTCCGCTTCGACACGGTCGGCGTCGAGAATGACTCGATCGCCGATTTCTATCTGACTGCCTTTCCCGGCGGCCAGCTGCGCGCCAATATCCGCCGCTATCCTCACATGGGTGCGGCGATGGCGGGGCTGGCGACGGGCGAGGTCAAGACCGTGATGGGGCCGCTGGCGCAGCTGGAACACGGGCTGACGCCCGAGCTGGACGTGCACAGCCCGCCCTTGCCGGGCTTTGCCACCGGCAGCTGGACGGTGGGGGTGGCGGTGCATTTCGCCTATCGCCCTCTGGCCTACGCGGTTGATGACGCTATCGTTGCAGGGATCGGCGATGGCCGGATCGGAGAGATTTTTGGCGCATACGGGCTGACATTTTCACCGCCCGAACTGCGCTGA
- a CDS encoding ABC transporter ATP-binding protein: MTGLSVRNLDYSYGSRRALDTVSFDVAPGRFAALLGPNGAGKSTLFSLLTRLFTTRSGQISVAGHDLSQNPRAALARIGVVFQQPTLDLDLSVMRNLTYFAALHGLSGRTAHTRIAAALERLDLSERAHERARDLNGGHRRRTEIARALIHDPSVLLLDEPTVGLDAASRKAITDHVHALSRERGLTVLWATHLTDEIEDDDQLLILHRGRLLQDGTAGALRGALPLREHFLSQTSDKTGEPA; this comes from the coding sequence GTGACAGGGCTAAGTGTCCGAAATCTCGACTATTCCTATGGCAGCCGCAGGGCGCTGGACACGGTCAGCTTTGACGTGGCGCCGGGCCGGTTCGCGGCGCTGCTGGGGCCCAATGGCGCGGGAAAATCGACGCTGTTCTCTTTGCTGACCCGGCTTTTCACCACCCGCTCGGGCCAGATCTCGGTCGCCGGGCATGACCTGTCGCAAAACCCGCGCGCGGCGCTGGCGCGGATCGGGGTGGTGTTCCAGCAGCCGACGCTGGACCTGGACCTGAGCGTGATGCGCAACCTGACCTATTTCGCCGCCCTGCACGGGCTGTCGGGGCGCACCGCACACACCCGGATCGCCGCCGCGCTGGAGCGGCTTGACCTGAGCGAGCGCGCCCACGAGCGTGCGCGCGACCTGAACGGCGGCCACCGGCGCCGGACCGAGATTGCGCGCGCGCTGATCCACGACCCCTCGGTGCTGCTGCTGGACGAACCCACCGTGGGGCTGGACGCGGCCAGCCGCAAGGCGATCACCGACCATGTGCATGCGCTGTCGCGCGAGCGGGGGCTGACCGTGCTCTGGGCGACCCATCTGACCGACGAGATCGAGGATGACGATCAGTTGCTGATCTTGCATCGCGGGCGGCTGTTGCAGGACGGCACCGCCGGCGCGCTGCGCGGAGCGCTGCCGCTGCGCGAGCATTTCCTGTCCCAGACGAGCGACAAGACAGGGGAACCGGCATGA
- the pedF gene encoding cytochrome c-550 PedF: MINAAKAGALSLCLSAGMALAHGDVAPQPVNTDALPEVGEDWLIENPYRAETAGEEVWAAAIRIGDSGYNQNCARCHGLGVVSGGLAPDLRYLEAAEYGDEWYVERFRHGYTQNGITKMPGFGDLLGQKAAWAIRTYIETRPDDGALDAHTPRLKEIRDQLAAGEGDAAALAAELSEIAAEVETASGAPVADSAASRAASLISGAAPNFVAAAEALTIGLSAAH, from the coding sequence ATGATCAACGCTGCAAAAGCGGGCGCATTGAGCCTGTGCCTGAGCGCGGGGATGGCGCTGGCGCATGGCGATGTTGCGCCACAACCCGTCAATACCGATGCCCTGCCCGAAGTGGGCGAGGACTGGCTGATCGAGAACCCCTATCGCGCCGAGACCGCGGGGGAAGAGGTCTGGGCCGCCGCCATCCGGATCGGCGATTCCGGCTATAACCAGAACTGCGCGCGCTGCCATGGGCTGGGCGTGGTGTCGGGCGGTCTGGCGCCGGACCTGCGCTATCTCGAGGCTGCCGAATATGGCGATGAGTGGTATGTCGAGCGGTTCCGCCATGGCTATACCCAGAACGGGATCACCAAGATGCCCGGCTTTGGCGATCTGCTGGGGCAGAAGGCCGCCTGGGCCATTCGTACTTATATCGAGACCCGGCCCGACGACGGGGCGCTCGACGCCCATACGCCGCGGCTGAAGGAGATTCGCGACCAGCTGGCGGCAGGCGAGGGCGATGCGGCTGCGTTGGCCGCCGAGTTGAGCGAGATCGCCGCCGAGGTCGAGACCGCCTCGGGCGCGCCGGTGGCCGACAGTGCCGCCTCGCGCGCGGCGAGCCTGATCTCGGGCGCGGCGCCCAATTTTGTCGCCGCCGCCGAGGCGCTGACCATCGGCCTGTCGGCGGCGCATTGA
- a CDS encoding (2Fe-2S)-binding protein yields MVVNGRSVRGEVEPRDLLVDFLREGLSLTGTHVGCDTGQCGACVVHVDGVAVKSCNMLAVEAAGSEVSTIEGQAAPDGTLNALQQAFQDHHGLQCGFCTPGMVMSAAALLKDNPTPSEAEVRAHLEGNLCRCTGYHNIVRAIMAASGQDVSGIAAE; encoded by the coding sequence ATGGTTGTGAATGGCCGGAGCGTGCGAGGTGAGGTTGAGCCCCGTGACTTGCTGGTCGATTTTCTGCGCGAAGGCCTGTCGCTGACAGGGACGCATGTGGGCTGCGACACGGGCCAGTGCGGCGCCTGTGTGGTGCATGTGGACGGCGTGGCGGTGAAGTCCTGCAACATGCTGGCTGTCGAAGCGGCGGGCAGCGAGGTGTCCACGATCGAGGGGCAGGCTGCACCCGACGGGACGCTGAACGCGCTGCAGCAGGCGTTTCAGGATCATCACGGATTGCAATGCGGGTTCTGCACGCCGGGCATGGTGATGTCGGCGGCGGCGCTTCTGAAGGACAACCCGACGCCCAGCGAGGCCGAGGTGCGCGCGCATCTGGAGGGCAACCTGTGCCGGTGCACCGGCTATCACAACATCGTGCGTGCGATCATGGCGGCATCCGGTCAGGATGTGAGCGGGATCGCGGCGGAATAG
- a CDS encoding c-type cytochrome — MRPVSYALALMMAASPALADTKFEQIKIEAGAALYDGECRRCHASDTDHESYGPPLENVLGRGAGTYPDYDYSIALEASGIVWTPAALRAWMEDNTGFMPGTKMRHVGIEDRTVQDFILAYLASLSTRDPKQISD, encoded by the coding sequence ATGAGACCTGTTTCCTATGCGCTGGCGCTGATGATGGCGGCCTCGCCTGCGCTTGCCGACACCAAGTTCGAGCAGATCAAGATCGAGGCGGGCGCGGCGCTCTATGATGGCGAATGTCGGCGCTGCCATGCCTCGGACACTGATCACGAGAGCTATGGCCCACCGCTGGAGAACGTGCTGGGACGTGGGGCCGGCACCTATCCCGATTACGACTATTCCATTGCGCTCGAGGCCTCGGGCATCGTCTGGACGCCTGCGGCGCTGCGCGCATGGATGGAGGACAATACCGGCTTCATGCCCGGTACCAAGATGCGCCATGTCGGGATCGAGGACCGGACAGTGCAGGATTTCATTCTGGCCTATCTGGCCAGCCTCAGCACCCGCGACCCCAAGCAGATTTCCGACTGA
- a CDS encoding ABC transporter permease, with protein MNAALIALRAIVLREALRFVRQRGRFVAALVRPLIWLLVFAAGFRAALGLSITPPYQTYITYEVYIVPGLCGMIALFNGMQSSLSLVYDREMGSMRLLLTSPLPRWWLLFCRLLASTAISILQTYCFLAVAAAFGIQLPVWGYVAVLPALVVAGIMLGALGLALSSLIRQLENFAGVMNFVIFPMFFLSTALYPLWKMAESSTLLRDICALNPFTHAVELIRFALYGQFNGPALGWTVLAGTVFLGLAFWGYDPARGLLRRKG; from the coding sequence ATGAACGCCGCGCTGATCGCGCTGCGCGCCATCGTCCTGCGCGAGGCGCTGCGCTTTGTCCGCCAGCGGGGGCGGTTCGTGGCGGCGCTGGTGCGGCCGCTGATCTGGCTGCTGGTCTTTGCCGCCGGGTTTCGCGCCGCGCTGGGCCTGTCGATCACGCCGCCCTATCAGACCTATATCACTTACGAGGTCTATATCGTGCCGGGCCTCTGCGGCATGATTGCCCTGTTCAACGGCATGCAATCCAGCCTCAGCCTGGTCTATGACCGCGAGATGGGCTCGATGCGGCTGCTCTTGACCTCGCCGCTGCCGCGATGGTGGCTCCTGTTCTGCCGGCTGCTTGCCTCGACCGCCATTTCGATCCTGCAAACCTATTGCTTTCTGGCGGTGGCCGCGGCCTTTGGCATCCAGCTTCCGGTCTGGGGCTATGTCGCGGTGCTGCCGGCGCTGGTGGTGGCCGGGATCATGCTGGGCGCGCTGGGGCTGGCGCTGTCCTCGCTGATCCGGCAGCTGGAGAATTTCGCGGGCGTGATGAACTTTGTCATCTTTCCGATGTTCTTCCTGTCCACCGCACTGTACCCGCTGTGGAAAATGGCCGAAAGCTCGACCCTGTTGCGCGATATCTGCGCGCTGAACCCGTTCACCCATGCGGTCGAGTTGATCCGCTTTGCGCTTTATGGCCAGTTCAACGGACCCGCGCTGGGCTGGACCGTGCTGGCGGGGACCGTGTTTCTGGGCCTTGCCTTTTGGGGATATGACCCGGCGCGCGGGCTGCTGCGGCGCAAGGGCTGA